A genomic region of Dreissena polymorpha isolate Duluth1 chromosome 4, UMN_Dpol_1.0, whole genome shotgun sequence contains the following coding sequences:
- the LOC127879573 gene encoding uncharacterized protein LOC127879573, which produces MKTIGAFVCVIALCYAATTHRPHGGHDHNEQDSATFQYVGSTQHLLVQWYPDKSTYNCYIVSLTDVEKAQVHTDAGMRAVEIRVLGQLSQAALVHDASTLNSHDVHACGHGKNHTTPAYYILSV; this is translated from the exons ATGAAAACAATAGGGGCATTTGTATGCGTGATAGCATTGTGTTAT GCTGCCACAACCCATCGACCACACGGTGGTCACGACCATAACGAACAGGACAGTGCCACCTTTCAGTACGTCGGTTCAACG CAACACCTTCTTGTCCAATGGTATCCCGACAAGTCGACCTATAACTGCTACATTGTCTCGTTGACGGATGTCGAGAAAGCTCAAGTCCACACAGACGCGGGTATGCGTGCAGTAGAG ATTCGCGTGTTGGGTCAGCTGTCCCAGGCCGCCTTGGTGCATGACGCATCCACGTTGAACAGCCATGACGTCCACGCGTGTGGTCATGGTAAAAACCACACGACGCCCGCCTATTACATACTCAGCGTGTAA
- the LOC127878686 gene encoding uncharacterized protein LOC127878686, which produces MKTTPITEMEKAANLEPLETRRQYKALVQSEKARRLPSHPIHSKLQKRPKCRLKRQSLNHVVKQLISEKVVTVDTDIEPLTPDTWIPRQQTLTIRVDVPGVENKAQNPVQLKFCTSDMISQRYPPHSWIQAFTDGSAEKAVKNAGSGVYITYPAGPPFASAIAVGEQSSNYRAEVQALQSAAHHLIEQDVQERNIVFLTDSLSALQSLSAGPSDATTRQLLTHICHLSDHNNVVLQWIPSHVGIAGNEAADKLAKEGSKKEQPQPPISYHEAKTLLNNKFTTEWNYKNDGYQPQKNSIDKLNRHGQTIIFRLRTRHCRLQKHMNRLGLAETA; this is translated from the coding sequence ATGAAAACTACACCAATCACAGAAATGGAGAAAGCAGCCAATCTAGAACCATTAGAAACAAGGCGACAATACAAAGCTCTAGTACAATCGGAGAAAGCACGGAGACTTCCATCCCACCCCATCCACTCAAAGCTACAGAAGAGACCAAAATGTAGACTCAAAAGACAAAGTCTCAACCACGTTGTCAAACAACTAATCAGTGAAAAGGTAGTGACAGTAGACACGGACATCGAACCACTCACCCCAGACACATGGATCCCAAGACAACAAACCCTAACCATCAGAGTCGATGTTCCAGGAGTTGAGAACAAGGCACAAAACCCTGTCCAACTGAAATTCTGTACTTCAGACATGATCAGCCAGCGCTACCCACCACACTCATGGATCCAGGCCTTTACTGATGGATCAGCAGAAAAGGCAGTCAAGAACGCTGGAAGCGGGGTGTACATAACATACCCAGCAGGACCCCCTTTTGCCTCAGCAATCGCAGTAGGTGAACAAAGCTCCAACTACAGAGCTGAGGTCCAGGCTCTTCAGTCAGCAGCACATCATCTGATTGAGCAGGATGTACAGGAAAGAAACATTGTCTTCCTTACAGACTCACTGTCAGCCCTACAGTCCCTCTCAGCAGGACCATCAGATGCCACAACAAGACAGCTGCTGACACACATTTGCCACCTGTCAGACCACAACAATGTTGTGCTACAGTGGATACCTTCCCATGTAGGCATAGCCGGCAACGAAGCTGCAGACAAGCTTGCCAAGGAGGGATCAAAGAAGGAGCAGCCTCAACCCCCAATATCATACCATGAGGCAAAAACCTTACTCAATAACAAATTCACCACAGAATGGAATTACAAAAATGATGGATACCAACCCCAGAAAAACAGCATCGACAAACTCAACAGACACGGTCAAACCATCATCTTCAGGCTCAGAACTAGACACTGTCGTCTTCAAAAGCACATGAATAGACTTGGACTTGCTGAAACAGCTTAA